A DNA window from Helianthus annuus cultivar XRQ/B chromosome 15, HanXRQr2.0-SUNRISE, whole genome shotgun sequence contains the following coding sequences:
- the LOC110912091 gene encoding serine/arginine-rich splicing factor SR34A: MSSRFSRMIYVGNLPLDIREREVEDLFYKYGRILDIELKIPPRPPCYCFVEFANARDAEDAIRGRDGYNFDGCRLRVELAHGGRGQSSSGDGRGSGGGGGRGRGGGGGGRFGISQRSEYRVIVRGLPSSASWQDLKDHMRKAGDVCFAEVSRDSKGTFGLVDYTNYEDMKYAIRKLDDTEFRNPWTKTYIEVRKYDRSPSRSRSRSRSRSRSRSRSRSRSRSRSRSRSRSRSRSKSKSLERPAAKSPSKSRSASPVKSPRARSRSRSKSPTPRKEGSP, encoded by the exons ATGAGTAGCCGCTTCTCGCGTATGATTTATGTTGGAAACCTGCCTTTGGATATAAGAGAGAGGGAAGTTGAAGATCTTTTCTATAAG TATGGACGCATATTGGACATAGAATTGAAGATTCCACCTCGTCCTCCCTGTTATTGTTTTGTGGAG TTTGCAAATGCACGAGATGCTGAAGATGCCATTAGGGGCCGTGATGGCTATAATTTTGATGGTTGCCGCCTCAGG GTTGAGCTTGCTCATGGTGGCCGTGGACAATCATCTTCAGGTGATGGCCGTGgcagtggcggtggtggtggtcgggGCCGTGGCGGAGGTGGCGGTGGACGTTTTGGCATTTCACAACGTTCTGAGTATCGAG TTATTGTTCGTGGGCTACCATCATCTGCATCCTGGCAGGATCTTAAG GATCACATGCGTAAGGCTGGTGATGTATGTTTCGCTGAAGTTTCCCGTGATAGCAAAG GGACATTTGGCCTTGTTGACTATACCAACTACGAGGACATGAAGTATGCT ATACGGAAGCTTGATGACACTGAGTTCAGAAACCCATGGACAAAAACTTATATCGAG GTAAGAAAGTATGATAGGAGTCCTTCTAGGAGTCGGAGCCGGAGCCGAAGCAGAAGTCGTAGCCGAAGCCGAAGCCGTAGCAGAAGTCGAAGCCGAAGCCGAAGCCGAAGCCGGAGCCGAAGCAGAAGCAAGAG TAAATCCTTGGAGCGACCAGCGGCAAAATCACCATCAAAGTCTAGATCAGCTTCTCCTGTGAAGTCGCCAAG AGCCaggtcaaggtcaaggtcaaAGTCACCAACTCCACGGAAG gagGGAAGTCCCTGA